Proteins encoded by one window of Glycine soja cultivar W05 chromosome 15, ASM419377v2, whole genome shotgun sequence:
- the LOC114386476 gene encoding translation machinery-associated protein 22-like, protein MAEKPQPVRVLYCGVCSLPPEYCEFGSDFEKCKPWLIQNVPDLYPDLLKEANEKEADKVADKLQSTGISGAGDGAASSAPKQEEVKRLPGGKIKKKDKQEVVIEKVVRNKRKCITTVKGLELFGVKLSDASKKLGKKFATGASVVKGPSEKEQIDVQGDIAYDIVEFITDTWPDVPEAAIFFIEDGRKVPAA, encoded by the exons ATGGCAGAGAAACCCCAACCGGTTCGGGTTCTATACTGCGGGGTGTGCAGCTTGCCCCCCGAATACTGCGAATTCGGATCCGATTTCGAGAAATGCAAACCCTGGTTGATCCAAAACGTCCCTGACCTATACCCTGATCTTCTCAAag AGGCAAATGAGAAGGAAGCTGATAAAGTTGCTGACAAACTACAAAGTACCGGTATATCAGGAGCTGGCGATGGAGCTGCTTCCTcag CACCGAAGCAAGAAGAGGTGAAGCGTCTTCCTGGTGGGAAGATTAAGAAAAAG GATAAGCAAGAGGTTGTTATTGAGAAGGTTGTACGTAACAAGCGAAAGTGTATCACCACTGTGAAGGGACTGGAACTTTTCG GTGTCAAGCTCAGTGATGCTTCCAAGAAACTCGGGAAAAAGTTTGCTACAGGAGCCTCCGTTGTCAAG GGACCAAGTGAGAAAGAACAAATTGATGTTCAAGGGGATATAGCTTATGACATCGTGGAGTTCATTACAGATACATGGCCTGAT GTTCCAGAAGCAGCAATTTTCTTTATAGAAGATGGGAGAAAGGTCCCAGCTGCTTGA
- the LOC114387118 gene encoding pathogen-associated molecular patterns-induced protein A70-like, giving the protein MTETAESSAYGVMASWFTPSCLFLFINLVIGTIAIISRFANTTKRQHQLVRSPSLLERLASLNLCYHKQYEPTTTTLLHSHVNPVQSRDESRLDRVRSFNLDFYNVDNIERPDPIENSDSPQLDRVPSSSLGQVKFFNLNIYKSEIEGLDLVHRPDSSQIGRVSSTSLLDRVRSFNLNFNKVEIEKSSRVQQQVTRAPSILERLKSSLSFDRSMSVTEPESEVTGGGELVEETEEEGVDAKADDFINRFRQQLRLQRLDSIIRYRDMLKRY; this is encoded by the coding sequence ATGACTGAAACAGCAGAATCTTCAGCTTACGGTGTGATGGCAAGTTGGTTCACACCCTCGTGTCTATTCCTCTTCATCAACCTCGTCATCGGCACCATCGCCATCATCTCTCGTTTCGCCAACACGACCAAAAGACAACACCAACTCGTCCGTTCTCCCTCTTTGCTAGAAAGGCTTGCGTCTCTCAACCTTTGTTATCACAAACAATatgaaccaacaacaacaacattgcTTCACAGCCATGTGAACCCGGTCCAGAGTCGGGATGAATCCAGACTTGATAGGGTTAGGTCTTTCAATCTCGATTTTTATAACGTGGATAATATTGAAAGACCTGACCCAATTGAAAATTCTGACTCACCCCAACTAGACCGGGTTCCTTCCTCATCTTTGGGTCAGGTCAAGTTTTTCAATCTTAATATCTATAAATCAGAGATTGAAGGACTTGACCTAGTCCATAGGCCTGACTCATCCCAAATAGGCCGGGTTTCCTCCACGTCTTTGTTGGACCGAGTCAGGTCATTTAATCTCAACTTTAATAAAGTTGAGATTGAAAAGTCTAGCCGGGTCCAACAGCAAGTGACCCGTGCTCCCTCGATACTCGAGCGGCTTAAGTCGTCCTTGTCATTTGACAGATCGATGTCAGTGACCGAGCCTGAATCCGAAGTTACAGGTGGTGGAGAGTTGGTGGAGGAAACTGAAGAAGAAGGGGTGGATGCAAAGGCTGATGATTTCATCAATAGGTTTAGGCAGCAACTGAGGTTGCAAAGGCTTGACTCTATTATACGTTACAGGGATATGCTCAAACGATACTAA